The DNA segment gttggctgggcagggctgggtgctaggttggcactgagtgccatggtgtggttggttgggcagggctgggtgctaggttggcactgagtgccatggtgtggttggttgggcagggctgggtgttaggttggcactgagtgccatggtgtggttgtttgggcagggctgggtgctaggttggccctgagtgccatggtgtggttggttgggcagggctgggtgctaggttggcactgagtgccatgctctggttggttgggcagggctgggtgctaggttggcactgagtgccatgctctggttggttgggcagggctgggtgctaggctggcactcagtgccatgctctgatTGGCTGGGCAGGGCGGGAGCTCTCTCCCAGGCTGTCTCCGTGCCCAGCCGGGGCTGGCTCTTACCACTCCTGGCGCAGGTCGGGCGTGTTGAGGATGGTGGAGGCGATGCGGGCGCCGTTCAGGGGCGGGTTGGAGTACATGGGGCGGATCAGGATCTTCAGCTGCGACTCCACCCGCTTGGCCTCCTCGGCGTCGCTGCAGATGACGGTGAAGGCGCCCGCACGCTcgcctggcagaggggcagtcAGCTCCCGGGCACGGCTCAGCCCAGTGCCGCCCGGCtcgggcacagccctgccctctgGGAGGGTCTGCACCAGCTCCCAGCCGCCAGtgtggcagagcccagctggaggactgggtacaggtctgggctcccaggctcaggaggggcagggaagtgctgggcATGCAGGAGTGAGGAtgttgtcctcctcctcctcctctcctctgccctagagaggccacatctgggctcagccctgggctccccagctcaggagggacagggggggaggtgtgtgtgtggggggttaATCTGCCTGGCACTCAGCTGATGGTAACAAatggagaaggacctcaggAAGGTCAAAAAGAGCCAAGTGTGGAGTCCTGCACTGGAGCagcaacaacctcctgcagcaggacaggttgAGGAGGTGACCTCTGCCCCACAgggaaggccctgggggtgctgggggacaggagGGTCCCCagggggctgcaaggatgcCTCATGGCCAGGAGGACCCCGGGGGTCTTCTGGAGGGCattcagaggagtgtgggcagcagctcaAGGAGggggctcctgcccctctctgctctgccctggggaggccacatctggaggactgtgcccaggtctgggctgctcagctcaggaggggcagggaagtgctggggagagggcagggcaggctgcagagctgctgaggggcctggagcagctctggcagcagcagaggctgagagccctggggctgagagcctgcagcagagcagtcccagagggcagctgagcagtgcccagcaagggctgaaggagctgtggggggcaggaggctggggccagactctgctcagtggtgcccagggccaggccaaggggcagagggcacaaagtggcacccaggaggctccatgtgagcagcaggagaaagctgtttggtgtgaggctgctggagcctggagcaggctgcccagagaggctgtggagcctcctctgcacagcttccaaccccccctgggcactgtgctgctgggcaggctgctgtgggtgccctgctggggcaggaggttgGGTGGGTGATCCCCAGCTGCCTCTTCCCCCCAATACTGCGCTGGCGCTGAGCACAGGcggcagagcagacagggacTGGTAACCCCTAGGGGcagcctggtgccagcagcagcagcagcagcagcagcagcgtggcTGCAGGCCCTGGCACCCCCTGTGCCCTACTCACCATACAGCCCCATGTTCTTGGCATaggactgggagaggagcacGTTGATGCCCTGCTCGATGAAGTGGCGCACGGCCCAGGCGTCGCGGTCGATGTCCCCGCTGGCAAAGCCCTGGTAGGCCATGTCAAAGTACACCAGCAGGTTCCgtttctgccagcagagagggcacagagtgtcacagcagagcagggcactgggTGAAGAGAgccatgcaggcaggcagcagcctgcttgCCCACAGCGCTGCTCGCCCACAGctaccctgcagcagctctgctctcagcggtgcccagctccatcctgcctccagctctgctggccccagcacaagcagggcacagaggagggcacagaggtggtgccagggctggagcagctctgctgtgggcactgctgagggagctggaggggtgcagcctgcagaggagaaggctccaggggcagctcagagctgctgccagggcctgaagggagcctgcagggaggctgcagagagcctttggctgaggggggctgaggcaggccaaggggcaatggtttggagctgaggcagagcaggctgagagtggagctggggaaggagttgtgcagtgtgagggaggtgagagcctggcacaggctgcccagggaggctgtggctgcctcctgcctggaggtgctcaaggccaggcaggtctagctgagaggtgtccctgcccatgctggggaggttggagtagatgagctctgaggtcccttccccccTGAGCCATGCTGCGATTCTAAGACCACACCAGGGCAGTTatgggatgtgcagcctggcccagagtgcagcagggagctgagcagggattCATTACTCCAGCTCAGGGTCTCCTGTGTTACCAGTTGCCAGGAAAACCTCCTGGGCATTTTGCTGGTGCCCTCAGGCAGATAACCCAACCACACTGCCCCTTGGTCAGGAGACACCACAGACATCTGTGAGGCCCCAGAGGCCACTTTGGGATCTACCAGTTCTCAGGCATCCCCAAAACCAAAGTTCAGTGGCTACAGCAgctaggaagaagaggagaaggatgaaggAAGAACCTGcccccctcttttctccagCCAACCCTTGTGAGAGGACAGCAGGCACAAGGAAGATTTCCCTTCCAGCATTtggaacacagcagcagcaggagctcccctgcagagcattgggagcagagcagcagcagcaggagctcccctgcagagcattgggagcacagcagcagcagcaggagctcccctgcagagcattgggagcacagcagcagcagcaggagctcccctgcagagcatttggaacacagcagcaggagctcccctgcagagcattgggagcacagcagcagcagcaggagctcccctgcagagcatttggaacacagcagcaggagctcccctgcagagcatttggaacacagcagcaggagctcccctgcagagcatttggaacacagcagcagcaggagctcccagcagagcattgggagcacagcagcagcaggagctcccagcagagcattgggagcacagcagcagcagcaggagctcccagcagagcattgggagcacagcagcagcagcaggagctcccagcagagcattgggagcacagcagcagcagcaggagctcccagcagagcattgggagcacagcagcagcagcaggagctcccagcagagcattaggagcacagcagcagcagcaggagctcccagcagagcattgggagcacagcagcagcaggagctcccagcagagcattaggagcacagcagcagcaggagctcccagcagagcattgggagcagagcagcagcaggagctcccagcagagcattgggagcacagcagcaggagctcccagcagagcattaggagcacagcagcagcagcaggagctcccagcagagcattgggagcacagcagcagcagcaggagctcccctgcagctgtcGCAGCTCTCTCCTGCAACCCTACTGCTCTCCTCTCGGGGCTCCCTCCCCCAGCTTGCTGGGAAGGGGCCAGCAGAAAGGCTGGTGGTCAGCTGAATGCTTCCTGGGTGCAagtgcctggctcctgcctccagGGCAGGAACATGACACCCGGGCTGGCTCCGAAGGAGAGAGTCCCCTTTAGACAGCAGAGGCCAGACACCACCCGCCAAAGCCTTTACCCCTAGGGgccactctgctgctcaccttcaCCGTGGCTGCCAGCTccttccactgctcctgccGAGGGTCCACCCCGGTGGGGTTGTGGGCACAGGCATGCAGGAGGATGATGCTCTTCTCTGGAATCCTCTGAGGAAGGTGGGACAGAGGAGTCAACGAACACACAGCCTCTGAGCACGCTCCTGGGCGGCTCCCGGAcagcccagctgggctctgccaggctgcagccagccctgtttCACCTACAGCATGACAACCCAGCCGGCCCCGTGTCCCCTCTTTGCTTCCAGGCAACTCACAGCGATGTCATCCATGGCTCCAGAGAAGTCCAGGCTGCAGGTCTTGGGGTCGTAGTAGCGGTAGGACTGCAGCTGCATGCCGGCGTCGCGGAAGATGGGCGTGTGGTTGCCCCAGGACGGCTTGGGGAGGTACACGTCCCGCCCAGCCTTGAAGAAGCGTTGCTGATGGAGAGGCCGAAGGAGTGGTCAGAGAGGGGGAGTGGATGCAGGCAGCCAGACCAGCGCCAGGACTCAGCTcacatctcctctcctttccccaccGGCCCAGGACTCACCAAGAAGTTGGCTCCGATTCGCAGAGATCCAGTGCCAGAGATGCCCTGCACGGTGACATACTGCAAGGCACAGACATGGCCCGGGTCAGAGCAGCCCCGGAGGGCaccacagcaaagcccagccccaggaggggaccacagcaaagcccagccccagcagggaccacagcagagcccagccccggagggcaccacagcaaagcccagccccagcagggaccacagcaaagcccagccccaggagggcaccacagcaaagcccagccccGGAGGGGaccacagcaaagcccagccccaggagggcaccacagcaaagcccagccccaggagggcaccacagcaaagcccagccccaggaggggaccacagcaaagcccagccccaggagggcaccacagcaaagcccagccccGGAGGGCaccacagcaaagcccagccccagcagggaccacagcaaagcccagccccaggagggcaccacagcaaagcccagccccGGAGGGGaccacagcaaagcccagccccaggagggcaccacagcaaagcccagccccaggagggcaccacagcaaagcccagccccaggagggcaccacagcaaagcccagccccaggaggggaccacagcaaagcccagccccagcagggaccacagcagagcccagccccggagggcaccacagcaaagcccagccccagcagggaccacagcaaagcccagccccaggagggcaccacagcaaagcccagccccGGAGGGGaccacagcaaagcccagccccaggagggcaccacagcaaagcccagccccaggagggcaccacagcaaagcccagccccGGAGGGGaccacagcaaagcccagccccaggagggcaccacagcaaagcccagccccaggagggcaccacagcaaagcccagccccGGAGGGGaccacagcaaagcccagccccGGAGGGGACCAAAgcaaagcccagccccaggagggcaccacagcaaagcccagccccaggagggcaccacagcaaagcccagccccGGAGGGCaccacagcagagcccagccccaggaggggaccacagcaaagcccagccccagcagggaccacagcaaagcccagccccaggaggggaccacagcaaagcccagccccagcagggaccacagcaaagcccagccTCAGGAGGGaccacagcaaagcccagccccagcagggaccacagcaaagcccagccccaggaggggaccacagcaaagcccagccccagcagggaccacagcaaagcccagccTCAGGAGGGaccacagcaaagcccagccccagcagggaccacagcaaagcccagccTCAGGAGGGaccacagcaaagcccagccccagcagggaccacagcaaagcccagccTCAGGAGGGACCAAAgcaaagcccagccccagcagggaccacagcaaagcccagccccagcagggaccacagcaaagcccagccccagaggggaccaaagcaaagcccagccccagcagggaccaaagcaaagcccagccccaggagggaGCAAAGCAAAGCCCAGCCTCAGGAGGGaccacagcaaagcccagccTCAGGAGGGACCAAAgcaaagcccagccccagcagggaccacagcaaagcccagccccagaggggaccacagcaaagcccagccTCAGGAGGGaccacagcaaagcccagccTCAGGAGGGACCAAAgcaaagcccagccccaggagggaccacagcaaagcccagccccagaggggaccacagcaaagcccagccccaggacGGACCAAAGCCAAGCCCCCTGCATTGGCACTGCCACCCACATCCCACCCACACAGGGAcgtgagggctgggggggcacTGCGTGGGCCAGCAACTCCagcggcagggcaggcagctggcaccccTGGCAAGGTCAGAGCCTCTCCTCAGGAAGGGCTATTTCAGCCCAGCCttcaggagcagcctgcagctcagagGCAGAAGTGCCCCTGAAAGACCTTCCACCCGTGCTGGGTGTCCCCATGGGGACTGTGCAGggggcagcagtgccctccctgcctgccagctggcTCCTTACCCGGCCGCTCTTGAAAGCTTCACTCTTCTCCCCCAgagccagctctgcagaagcccTGGTGAAGTCTGCCAGCCCCCCGATGGGCAGGTACTCCTTGTCCAGCTTCTTGGCTGCCATCATGGCCTCGGCCTGGGGAGGAGACACAGACTCAGCaggggaggcagctgcaggtcgctgccctgctccagagggGCAAAGCTTTGCTTAacatcactgaatcacagaaccaggcaggctgaAGAGAGCTCCgagctgagccagcccagcctggcacccagccctgccccaccaaccacaccatggcactcagtgccagcctagcacccagccctgcccaaccaaccacaccatggcactcagtgccaacctagcacccagccctgcccaaacaaccacaccatggcactcagtgccaacctagcacccagccctgcccaaacaaccacaccagggcactcagtgccaacctagcacccagccctgcccaaccaaccacaccatggcactcagtgccaacctagcacccagccctgccccaccaaccacaccatggcactcagtgccaacctagcacccagccctgtcccaccaACCataccatggcactcagtgccaacctagcacccagccctgcccaaacaaccacaccatggcactcagtgccaacctagcacccagccctgcccaaacaaccacaccatggcactcagtgccaacctagcacccagccctgcccaaacaaccacaccatggcactcagtgccaacctagcacccagccctgcccaaccaaccacaccatggcactcagtgcccagccagccttggctccaacccctccagccacggccactccaccacctccctgggcagcccatgccagtgccaatcactctctctgccagcagcttcctcctcacagccagcccacacctgccctgccacagcttcagcctggggccccttctgctgctgctgcctgcctggcaccagagcccaaccccacctggctacagcctccctgcaggcagctgcaggcagcaatcagctctgccctgagcctcctctgctgcagcctgcacccccccagctccctcagcctctcctcacagggctgtgctccaggcccctccccagccttgctgcccttctctcagcaccttccagcacctcagcagctctctgcaattcaggagcccacagctgcacacagcactccagggctggcctgagcagggctgggcacaggggcacaagaacctcccttctcctgctgcccacactgctcctcagccagcccaggatgccactggctctgctgcccacctgggcacactgctgcctcctctgcagctgctctctcacagcacccccagggccctctctgcctgcctgctctcagcccctctggccccagcctgcactgctgcttggggctgctgtggccaaagtgcacaacctgcccttggccttcttcactctcatccccttggcctctgcccacccatgaagcctgcccaggtccctctgccaggctctgctgccctccaacagctccacagctgctcctggcttgctgccatctgcagcctcactgctgctggactcaatgccctcatcagTTTCCCTTcagaggagctgcctctgccctgctgcctctgccctgctccctctgcttcaCTGCTTCTCCTTCTTTGCCTGTGTCTCACTGCTCCTGGCcagtgtgttctgctctgcctggtgcttcagaccagcttggCCCTGATGCTTTGGGCTTGAGCTGCCTGCAAGCTGCAGTGCCTCAGTTCCCCAGGAGAAGCCATTGCAGTGCCTCAGGCCCTGGCAAGCAGTGCCACTgccatgctgctcctgcacagctgccagagatgctgctgcacctctgcaaacctccctgcccagaGGGACCAGGATCAGCTCAGACATCCTCTGCCTcttgcccagcaccctgggaacatctggaagcctctcaagggctgagcagttccaaccctgccacAGAGGGGCCAGGGACTGCCTGGAGattgctcctgccctgcactgagtggcacagagctgccctggggctccaggctgcctccctgtcagtgaggcaaagccattctgtggccAAACCTTTCCTGCTTTCTAAGTCTCCTCCCTGAGTGCActgcccaggagcagccttGGGAAGGGTTTCCCCACTCAATTAGCACCCAAAGGCAACTCATTTGCatagagctgtgggcagggcttggGGGTAATTACATTGACTGCCTCCTTTACGTCTCCTGCCCCCTTAACTGCCCCAGCCCCATCACTCTGACCTCATCCTCCCTGTGCCAAGCAGCCCAGCCAGggtgtgccagctgccaaccaTTTCACAGCCTGTTTCCAGCCCCCTGGCCCCAAAAGG comes from the Pogoniulus pusillus isolate bPogPus1 chromosome 20, bPogPus1.pri, whole genome shotgun sequence genome and includes:
- the GOT2 gene encoding aspartate aminotransferase, mitochondrial, which translates into the protein MALLHTRRLLAAPRFFTAAANRASSWWSHVEMGPPDPILGVTEAYKRDSNAKKMNLGVGAYRDDNGKPYVLSCMRKAEAMMAAKKLDKEYLPIGGLADFTRASAELALGEKSEAFKSGRYVTVQGISGTGSLRIGANFLQRFFKAGRDVYLPKPSWGNHTPIFRDAGMQLQSYRYYDPKTCSLDFSGAMDDIARIPEKSIILLHACAHNPTGVDPRQEQWKELAATVKKRNLLVYFDMAYQGFASGDIDRDAWAVRHFIEQGINVLLSQSYAKNMGLYGERAGAFTVICSDAEEAKRVESQLKILIRPMYSNPPLNGARIASTILNTPDLRQEWLVEVKSMADRIISMRTQLVSNLKKEGSSHNWQHITDQIGMFCFTGLKPEQVDRLTKEFSIYMTKDGRISVAGVTSSNVGYLAHAIHQVTK